The Henckelia pumila isolate YLH828 chromosome 2, ASM3356847v2, whole genome shotgun sequence genome includes a window with the following:
- the LOC140881544 gene encoding SNF1-related protein kinase regulatory subunit beta-3 yields MNHQYGEDQDQVNVVGFDIPNSPDASYNNMYPGNEDEGREPPTLPPHLQHTLLNHPRTGDPGASHLPLPQNVTLNHLYIENRESTRSVVALGVTHRFRSKFVTVVLYKPVPRR; encoded by the exons ATGAACCACCAATATGGGGAAGATCAA GATCAAGTCAACGTTGTTGGATTTGACATTCCGAATTCACCTGATGCGAGCTACAACAATATGTACCCTGGAAACGAAGATGAAGGGCGAGAACCACCAACCCTACCACCACACCTGCAGCATACTCTATTAAACCATCCAAGAACTGGTGATCCAGGTGCATCCCACCTCCCGTTGCCCCAGAATGTCACTCTAAATCATCTTTACATCGAGAACCGAGAGTCTACTCGTTCAGTAGTGGCACTTGGGGTAACTCACAGGTTCCGTTCGAAATTCGTGACCGTTGTGCTTTATAAACCAGTCCCGAGAAGGTGA